DNA sequence from the Chryseobacterium turcicum genome:
TTTGTAGTCTCCCATTACATTCACAAAAAACTCTACCTGCTCATAAAAAGCGTCAATATCTTTGAAATGCCTCATCTGCCACTGCACCAACCCCAGACGAATAATACTATCCTGCATTGTGTTTGGTTTTTTGCTGTAATAGATGTTATTCCATTGAAGTAAAACGGCATTTTCACGGGAATCTTCATCCTCGGGAAGATATTTTTTAAGCACTTTTATCGGCAGAAAATTATTAGAAAGCTGGAAAGAAAGCACCGGATCATAAATTTCTTTATCTCTTACCCTTCTGATATATTCTCTGGGTGAAAGCTCGTGACTGTACTTATAATAATGTGGAATTCTACCACCCAAAATAATAGATTTAAGGTTTAATAATTCACAAAGTTCTTTTCGGGAATCGTATAATCTTCTTCCCAATCTCAACTCACGATATTCTGGATCTACAAAAATTTCTATTCCGTATAATACATTTCCGGTTGAAGTATGGGTATTGAAAGAATAATTCCCCGTGATATCGCTATAAGTATGGTCATCGCCAAACTCATCATAGTTTACAATAATAGACAATGCAACGGCTGCAATTTTCCCATCTACGGTGATACAGATTTGCCCGGCTTCAAAAATTTTATTCAGCTTGGCAATGCTTTTTTTTGACCAAACGTATTCTGACATTTGAGGATACGCTCGGCGCATGGTTTCTACCAACTCATCATAGTCGTCTACTTTCAGGGTGCGTGTTTCTATCTGCATAATATGTATTTTTATTAAAGTTACGCAAAAACTCTGCAAACCTTTTACCATCTTCCTTTAAAAATTGGTTTAGAGAATATTTACTATGATGTTTAAACATTTATAGTAACTGAAAAATATTCTTGTTGAAAATGCAAAGACACAAGGATTTTATTAATAAAAGCTGTTTAAACTAATTTTCGTTTAATCGCAATATGAATATCC
Encoded proteins:
- a CDS encoding carbon-nitrogen hydrolase family protein, whose product is MQIETRTLKVDDYDELVETMRRAYPQMSEYVWSKKSIAKLNKIFEAGQICITVDGKIAAVALSIIVNYDEFGDDHTYSDITGNYSFNTHTSTGNVLYGIEIFVDPEYRELRLGRRLYDSRKELCELLNLKSIILGGRIPHYYKYSHELSPREYIRRVRDKEIYDPVLSFQLSNNFLPIKVLKKYLPEDEDSRENAVLLQWNNIYYSKKPNTMQDSIIRLGLVQWQMRHFKDIDAFYEQVEFFVNVMGDYKSDFVLFPELFNTPLLAPFNNLSERDSMIELAKITEQIKVKISELAISYNVNIISGSMPIFENNDLYNVSYLLHRDGRIDEYRKIHITPNERKYYGMKGGNEIKVFDTDCGKIGLVICYDVEFPELPRILADQGMKILFVPYLTDTQNAYMRVRHCAAARAIENECYVAIAGCVGNLPGVNNMDIQFGQAAVFTPSDFAFPSNAVKGEATPNTEMTLIVDVDINLLKDLHYNGSVQILKDRRTDLYETYLK